TACTATTCCTGGCATTACAGAGACCTCAGGAATTGAAAAAGTAAGGTTGTATTTAACTTCCGTAAACCCATTTACATTTACAGATTATACCGGATACGATCCTGAAGTTGGAGGAGATGGTATTTTTACAAGAGGTGTAGATAGAGGTAACTACCCTGTTACAAGACAATTTATGTTAGGTGTTCAATTAAGTTTTTAAAGCTAGAAATATGAAAATAATTAAATATAAAATATACATCATCCTTATAGGCAGCCTATTGCTATTTGGATGTAACGAGGATTCTTTCTTAGAAGAGATAAATCCTAATGCAATAACGCCAGATACCTTTTGGGAATCGGAGCAGCAATATACTAGTGCACTTACCTCTGTATATGGTGCATTGCAATTTCAAGATATAAGTGGCGGAGAATTGCAGTATGAAATGATTTTAGGAGATATAGCAGGAACAGAATCTTGGTATAGACCTGCAGCTTTTAGAAATTTGACGTATAATGATGGTACGTATCACGTAACCGATAAATGGGACCAATTGTATATAGGTATTTTTAGAGCCAATCAAGTAATTCAAAATATCCAAAATGCCGATAGTGCCATTTTTAGTGAGGATGCTAAACTGCAAATAGAAGCACAGGCAAAATTTTTAAGAGCTTTCTTTTATTTTCAATTAGCTCATAATTATGGAGGTGCTGTAATTCATACGAGTGTAGCAGAAACAAAAGAAGAATTATCTAAACCATTTTCCTCTATTGCAGAAGTTAATAGCGCTGTAATTTTTCCAGATCTAATTTTTGCAAAAGATAATTTACCACAAACTTGGGATGCTAAGAATATAGGTAGAGCAACATGGGGAGCGGCAAAAAGCCTTTTGGGGAAAGCATATTTATTTGATGAAGATTTTTCTAAGGCGGCATCAGAATTTAATGATGTGATCCAATCCAACGTGTATAGCTTAACCGCAAATATTTCTGATAATTTTCAACATGAAAATGAGTTTAACTCAGAATCTATTTTTGAAGTAAACTATTCGTTTGATTTAAGCCCTGGAGTTCCTGGAGCTGTTGTAGATGATAACTCTAATGAAACAGGAGCAGAGTCTTCTACCATGGCAAATGCCGTTGGTCAATTAAATTATGGAGGGTTCAATACCATATTACCTAGTTATAATTTACATGAAATGTTGGTTAATGATCAAGTAGATCCAGCCAATGCCATAAATGACGGTAATAGTGAGTCTAAAAGAATGACCGCTACCATCGCTACCAGAAATGGAGAGGGCTTATATTATCAGCAAGAATATTCCGCTATTCGTGGTTTTGCCTTCGGACAGAGTGCTTACGTGAAAAAACATTCAAACTGGTATCATTTAGAGGCAGAACCTGCACAGAGTAGATCAGGTATTAATTTCAGACATATTAGATATGCTGACGTTTTATTGATGTATGCAGAAGCGGTTATAGAGGCTAACAATGATTATGAAACCGCCATTGATTATATCGATATGGTAAGAAGTAGAGCAGGTGTGGTTACACTTCGCCAATATATGGCCGATAATGCAGGTATGTTTCCGCAATTACATGTAAGTAAGCAAGTACATGGAGATTTTCCAATGGTAGCGGCTTCATCAGAAACGGTTATGAAACATTTACAACGTGTAGAACGTCCTATAGAACTATGTTTTGAAGGACATAGATGGAAAGATTTAGTGCGTTGGGGTATTGTTCAAGAAGTTTTTGATGATTTAAGAGCAGATGAAATTTGGAGAGAAGCAAATAAAGAAACAGAACTTAAAGTAAGTGATGGCGGAGTAGCTCCTTTATATATAATTGAAAGAATACGTCCCGACTTTGTTTTAGCTGCGGCAAATTATAACCCAGCGAAGCATAATTATTTCCCGATACCAACTCAGGAAGTACAGACTAATGATAATTTATAATATACTATTATGAAAAAAATAAAATTATTTGGCTTTGCCATTGTTTCATTGCTAGCATTTTATGCCTGTACAGAAGAAGATGAGGTAAAGCTTACTGAAGCCAGCCATAGGGCTATTGTAACTTCAGAAATGAATTTCGAAAATAAGATTAATGTAGGTGGGCATATAGATTTTGGTGATATTTCATCGGGTGTTGTATCTCGTACTTGGACGTTTCCTGAAGGTGTTGCAGATGTATCTACTTCTTCTGATGCTGTAGTTAAAGCTACATTTAGTAAAGTAGGAGTGCATAATGTAACGCTGAAACAAACATTTGCAAATGAAGCCTATGCAGATGAGCGTACAACACCTAGTGGCGCTACGGAGTTAGACACGACTATTGTAGTGACGGTTTTAGGAGATGTAACGGCACAGATTCAGGCAAATTACAT
This genomic stretch from Cellulophaga algicola DSM 14237 harbors:
- a CDS encoding RagB/SusD family nutrient uptake outer membrane protein, with the protein product MKIIKYKIYIILIGSLLLFGCNEDSFLEEINPNAITPDTFWESEQQYTSALTSVYGALQFQDISGGELQYEMILGDIAGTESWYRPAAFRNLTYNDGTYHVTDKWDQLYIGIFRANQVIQNIQNADSAIFSEDAKLQIEAQAKFLRAFFYFQLAHNYGGAVIHTSVAETKEELSKPFSSIAEVNSAVIFPDLIFAKDNLPQTWDAKNIGRATWGAAKSLLGKAYLFDEDFSKAASEFNDVIQSNVYSLTANISDNFQHENEFNSESIFEVNYSFDLSPGVPGAVVDDNSNETGAESSTMANAVGQLNYGGFNTILPSYNLHEMLVNDQVDPANAINDGNSESKRMTATIATRNGEGLYYQQEYSAIRGFAFGQSAYVKKHSNWYHLEAEPAQSRSGINFRHIRYADVLLMYAEAVIEANNDYETAIDYIDMVRSRAGVVTLRQYMADNAGMFPQLHVSKQVHGDFPMVAASSETVMKHLQRVERPIELCFEGHRWKDLVRWGIVQEVFDDLRADEIWREANKETELKVSDGGVAPLYIIERIRPDFVLAAANYNPAKHNYFPIPTQEVQTNDNL